Proteins from a genomic interval of Desulfofustis limnaeus:
- a CDS encoding HNH endonuclease, whose product MTDYDWLDGIDEATIRRERAKARELRKTRWWQQKTASGTCYYCARVVAHRDLTMDHLVPLARGGRSTKENLVPCCKDCNNKKKSLLPIEWEHYLEGLL is encoded by the coding sequence TTGACTGATTATGACTGGCTGGATGGCATCGATGAAGCAACCATCAGACGCGAACGCGCCAAGGCCAGGGAACTGCGCAAGACCCGCTGGTGGCAGCAGAAGACCGCGTCCGGAACCTGCTATTATTGCGCTCGGGTGGTGGCCCATCGCGACCTGACCATGGACCATTTGGTACCCTTGGCCCGCGGCGGCCGCAGCACCAAAGAAAACCTCGTTCCATGCTGCAAGGACTGCAACAACAAGAAAAAGAGCCTGCTACCCATCGAGTGGGAGCACTATCTGGAAGGGCTGCTCTGA
- a CDS encoding tyrosine-type recombinase/integrase, giving the protein MSTDNKFTFTDTRLRSISPPAEKKRAYYFDTKTAGLRLQVTSNGTMTFQFQIWDKKRGKPVTRSLGKYPAYSINTARELAVEEMVKVTNGVDIEKEAHQLRVEDTLDTLFDRWLVQFAKPHKRSWQEDIRRYELYFRKPLGKKRLSWFSPTVIRAWHNKITTVQKQRGTGTISQATANRALALLSTIFNQMLPEHPNPCRSVKKFREESRDRFLQPDELKRLFEALHDEKTPEILRDYIIVSLFTGARRANILSMRWDEISLESKTWTIPGKKSKNGTAMKVPLLEETLEILQRRKQHTRSFYVFPGLGRTGHYTEPKKAWKSLAARADLHDIRLHDLRRTMGSWQTMTGASGTIVGKTLGHKSPEATAVYARLNLDPVRASMELAVQAMLTSQILPKKIHKFKE; this is encoded by the coding sequence ATGAGCACCGACAACAAATTCACCTTCACTGACACCCGCCTGCGAAGCATCTCCCCTCCCGCCGAGAAGAAAAGAGCCTATTACTTCGACACAAAGACTGCCGGGTTGCGGCTCCAAGTCACCTCGAACGGCACGATGACCTTTCAATTTCAGATATGGGACAAAAAACGGGGCAAGCCGGTAACCCGCTCACTGGGTAAATACCCGGCATATTCAATCAACACGGCTCGCGAACTCGCTGTAGAAGAGATGGTCAAGGTCACCAACGGAGTGGACATAGAAAAGGAAGCTCATCAGCTGCGGGTAGAAGACACCCTCGATACGTTGTTCGACCGATGGCTCGTACAGTTTGCCAAACCCCACAAACGTTCTTGGCAGGAGGATATACGACGCTACGAACTGTATTTTCGGAAGCCACTGGGCAAGAAGAGGCTTTCCTGGTTTTCTCCCACGGTGATCAGAGCCTGGCACAACAAAATCACCACGGTGCAAAAGCAACGGGGAACTGGAACAATTTCCCAAGCTACCGCCAACCGTGCCCTGGCCCTTTTATCGACCATCTTCAACCAGATGCTGCCGGAGCATCCAAATCCCTGCCGCTCAGTAAAGAAGTTCCGAGAGGAATCACGAGACAGATTCCTTCAACCTGATGAACTCAAGAGACTGTTTGAAGCCCTGCACGACGAGAAAACCCCGGAGATCCTTCGTGACTATATCATCGTATCTCTCTTCACCGGTGCCCGTCGCGCAAATATCCTGTCCATGAGATGGGACGAAATATCTTTAGAAAGTAAAACGTGGACGATTCCTGGCAAAAAAAGCAAGAACGGTACCGCCATGAAAGTTCCACTGCTTGAGGAAACCCTGGAAATTCTACAGAGACGGAAGCAACACACTCGCTCATTCTATGTCTTTCCCGGTCTTGGCAGAACAGGTCATTATACAGAACCGAAGAAGGCGTGGAAATCGCTGGCAGCAAGAGCGGATCTGCATGACATACGACTTCACGATCTCAGGCGAACGATGGGAAGCTGGCAGACCATGACCGGCGCAAGCGGCACTATCGTCGGGAAAACCCTTGGACACAAATCACCGGAAGCCACGGCAGTTTACGCACGCCTCAACCTCGATCCGGTACGGGCAAGTATGGAACTCGCTGTTCAAGCGATGTTGACTAGCCAGATACTTCCAAAGAAAATTCATAAATTTAAGGAGTGA
- a CDS encoding bifunctional folylpolyglutamate synthase/dihydrofolate synthase: MSNSDITTFEQACRYLDDLQMHKIKLGLEAMQGILARLGSPEQRCPAVHVAGTNGKGSVCTMLRTMLSGAGYRTGLFTSPHLSSVRERFRIDERFIGEDEFTRLMERVRRALGPERITYFECTTALAFCWFAEQECDLVILETGMGGRLDATNVVAPLVSVITTVSFDHQQYLGDTLEKIAYEKAGIIKDGRPVISGVTADPARTVIERTCAERSAPLQLLGRDFRVVSGENGRWAWQSSDGKTVIDNLPATRNGVWQLDNSALAVAAAVLLRRTDYVVADEVMRAGIGRAFWPGRMELIELPVAALPAAAANRTQTESVRFLLDGAHNPAGIDCLVDAIEKQFSYDQLIVVWASMSDKDYRPMLADIAAIADYLLLTKPQSERAASPEELARAAGSTGKAQLSTHQSVADALHHAIGLARQNDLIVAAGSLYLIGEFRRLLVGEVVSVD, translated from the coding sequence ATGAGCAACAGCGACATCACCACCTTTGAACAGGCCTGCCGATATCTTGACGACCTGCAGATGCACAAGATCAAACTCGGTCTCGAGGCCATGCAGGGTATCCTTGCCCGGCTCGGTTCACCGGAGCAGCGCTGTCCGGCCGTTCATGTAGCCGGAACTAACGGTAAGGGCTCGGTCTGCACCATGTTGCGCACCATGCTCAGCGGTGCCGGGTATCGCACCGGGCTGTTCACCTCGCCCCACCTCAGCTCGGTGCGGGAGCGCTTCCGCATCGATGAGCGCTTCATCGGCGAGGATGAATTCACCCGGTTGATGGAGCGGGTACGCCGGGCGCTCGGACCCGAGCGGATCACCTACTTTGAATGCACCACCGCCCTGGCCTTCTGCTGGTTCGCCGAACAGGAATGTGATCTGGTTATCCTTGAGACCGGCATGGGCGGCCGCCTCGACGCCACCAACGTGGTGGCCCCCCTGGTCTCGGTCATTACCACGGTCAGTTTCGATCACCAGCAGTATTTGGGCGACACGTTGGAGAAAATCGCCTACGAAAAGGCGGGTATCATCAAGGATGGCCGACCGGTTATCTCCGGCGTCACGGCTGATCCGGCCCGGACCGTGATCGAACGCACTTGTGCCGAACGGTCGGCGCCGCTCCAGCTTTTGGGTCGGGATTTTCGGGTGGTTTCCGGCGAGAACGGTCGCTGGGCCTGGCAGAGCAGTGATGGAAAAACGGTGATCGATAACCTGCCGGCCACCAGAAACGGTGTCTGGCAGCTGGACAACAGCGCTCTTGCCGTTGCGGCCGCCGTCTTGTTGCGCCGTACCGACTATGTCGTCGCCGATGAAGTTATGCGGGCCGGAATCGGCCGGGCCTTCTGGCCCGGACGCATGGAATTGATCGAGCTGCCGGTAGCGGCTCTGCCGGCGGCAGCGGCAAACCGAACCCAGACCGAATCCGTCCGGTTCCTGCTCGATGGCGCTCACAATCCGGCCGGTATCGATTGCCTGGTGGATGCGATCGAAAAACAATTCTCCTACGACCAGTTGATTGTTGTCTGGGCTTCCATGTCGGACAAGGATTACCGGCCGATGCTTGCTGACATCGCCGCCATTGCCGACTATCTGCTGCTCACCAAACCGCAGAGCGAACGAGCTGCCTCCCCCGAAGAGCTGGCCCGGGCGGCCGGTTCCACAGGCAAGGCTCAGCTCAGTACCCATCAATCGGTAGCAGACGCCCTGCACCACGCCATCGGGCTGGCCCGACAGAACGACTTGATCGTGGCCGCCGGTTCTCTCTATCTGATCGGTGAGTTCCGCCGGCTGCTCGTTGGGGAGGTGGTCTCCGTTGACTGA
- a CDS encoding ATP-dependent helicase → MINESSLSRELNEPQLAAVTTIDGPVLVIAGAGSGKTRTLVYRVAHLINSGVAPESILLLTFTRKAAQEMLWRAGRLINDSCSRVTGGTFHSVANMLLRRYGSALGFAPSFTIIDRADAEGIVNLLKSSLQLTANRKQFPSKRVIVNMLSGSVNKARPLSDLIYEDYAHLSEYAEEIVRLQQHYQSFKVDHGLMDYDDLLVNWRRLLAEVPAVREEIAERYRYLMVDEYQDTNPIQADIVRLAAYRHDNVMVVGDDSQSIYSFRGADFYNIMRFPEIFPGTRIVKLEQNYRSTQPILTLTNDIIRNAVEKYTKTLYTRIEGTRRPQLYAARDEKAEADFVVGRINELRREGVALHDMAVLFRSGFHSFKLELELGSHGIAFEKRGGLKLTESAHMKDVLAVLRLLVNPFDTLSWNRLLLTIDKLGPKTAQKITAILAASSEPVAALAAYPGGKGWQEGVNRLVQLFTRLLEHEPVPAALCDIVLDWYQPVFERLYADDYPKRQKDLEQLRTIIASYDDLQRFIDDTALDPPEADLQAYHEDSEALVLSTIHSAKGLEWQVVFIIGLADGRFPHASAFPGEQWEEERRLLYVAATRARQRLYLSYPRELMGADRRFNRVSMSPFLAELSPASYERIEPLPPGGDWLAVRPMPSTAAAAVKPVRKKKLALEDFSLGCRVNHPFFGTGTVRKLNAPRSLDVAFDRHGLKTLHLDYATLNLVDG, encoded by the coding sequence ATGATAAACGAATCTTCTCTTTCCCGCGAACTGAACGAGCCGCAACTGGCCGCGGTGACTACCATCGACGGCCCGGTACTGGTGATCGCCGGAGCGGGCAGCGGTAAGACCCGGACGCTTGTCTACCGGGTGGCGCATCTGATCAACAGTGGTGTGGCCCCGGAGTCTATTCTGCTGCTGACCTTTACCAGAAAGGCCGCCCAGGAGATGCTCTGGCGCGCCGGCCGGCTGATCAACGATTCCTGCAGCCGGGTCACCGGCGGCACCTTCCACAGCGTCGCCAACATGTTGTTGCGGCGTTACGGCTCGGCGCTCGGTTTTGCCCCGTCGTTCACCATCATCGACCGCGCTGATGCGGAAGGAATCGTCAACCTGCTCAAGTCGTCGCTGCAACTGACGGCCAATCGCAAGCAATTTCCGTCCAAGCGGGTCATCGTCAACATGCTCAGCGGCTCGGTGAACAAGGCCCGGCCGCTGTCCGACCTGATTTACGAAGACTATGCCCACTTGAGCGAGTATGCCGAAGAGATTGTCCGGCTGCAGCAGCATTACCAGAGCTTCAAGGTGGATCACGGCCTGATGGACTACGATGACCTGTTGGTCAACTGGCGCCGTCTGCTGGCCGAAGTGCCGGCCGTCCGTGAAGAGATCGCCGAGCGCTACCGCTACCTCATGGTCGACGAGTACCAGGACACCAATCCGATCCAGGCCGATATCGTGCGGCTGGCCGCCTATCGCCACGACAACGTCATGGTGGTGGGTGACGATTCGCAGTCCATCTATTCGTTTCGTGGCGCCGATTTCTATAACATCATGCGCTTCCCGGAAATTTTTCCCGGGACGCGGATCGTCAAGCTCGAGCAGAATTATCGTTCCACCCAGCCGATCCTCACGCTGACCAACGATATTATCCGCAATGCGGTCGAGAAGTATACCAAGACCCTCTATACCCGCATCGAAGGGACTCGCCGACCGCAGCTGTACGCCGCCCGCGACGAGAAGGCCGAGGCCGATTTCGTGGTTGGCCGGATCAACGAGCTGCGCCGGGAAGGGGTGGCCCTGCATGACATGGCGGTGTTGTTCCGGTCCGGCTTCCATTCATTCAAGCTGGAGTTGGAGTTGGGCAGCCACGGCATCGCTTTCGAAAAGCGGGGTGGGTTGAAGCTGACCGAGTCGGCCCACATGAAGGACGTGCTCGCCGTGCTGCGTTTACTGGTCAACCCCTTCGATACCCTTTCCTGGAACCGGTTGCTGCTGACCATCGACAAACTGGGACCGAAAACTGCCCAGAAGATAACTGCGATCCTGGCTGCCTCCAGCGAGCCGGTGGCGGCCCTGGCCGCTTACCCCGGCGGCAAGGGGTGGCAAGAGGGGGTAAATCGGCTGGTGCAGTTGTTTACCCGGCTCCTGGAGCACGAGCCGGTGCCCGCCGCTCTCTGCGACATTGTGCTTGATTGGTATCAGCCGGTCTTCGAGCGACTTTACGCCGACGATTATCCGAAACGGCAGAAGGACCTGGAGCAGTTGCGCACCATTATCGCTTCCTACGACGACCTGCAGCGTTTCATCGACGATACCGCCCTCGATCCGCCGGAGGCCGACTTGCAGGCCTATCACGAAGATAGCGAAGCGCTGGTGCTGTCGACCATTCATTCGGCCAAGGGGTTGGAATGGCAGGTGGTCTTCATCATCGGTCTGGCCGACGGCCGGTTCCCCCATGCTTCGGCCTTTCCCGGCGAGCAATGGGAGGAGGAGCGGCGACTGCTCTACGTCGCGGCCACCCGGGCCCGGCAGCGCCTCTATCTCAGCTACCCGCGCGAGCTGATGGGGGCCGACCGCCGGTTCAACCGGGTCTCCATGTCACCGTTTCTCGCTGAACTATCGCCGGCCAGCTACGAACGGATCGAGCCGTTGCCGCCAGGCGGTGACTGGCTTGCGGTCCGCCCCATGCCGTCGACCGCTGCCGCCGCCGTGAAACCGGTGCGCAAAAAGAAACTGGCGCTGGAGGATTTTTCCCTGGGTTGCCGGGTCAACCATCCGTTTTTCGGAACGGGAACGGTACGCAAACTCAACGCACCCCGTTCCCTGGATGTGGCCTTCGACCGCCACGGGCTGAAGACGCTGCATCTCGACTACGCCACCTTGAACCTCGTCGACGGTTAG
- the ltrA gene encoding group II intron reverse transcriptase/maturase yields MKADDLRQADTVKGLSGRNSERTLTGAEMSPSAGKQTKAELRQQGELMEAACERSNMLLAYQRVMENKGSAGVDGIGIAEFKDHLKRHWPTIRAKLLAGAYTPSPVRRVDIPKPQGGVRTLGIPTLTDRLIQQALHQVLSPLFEPDFSESNYGFRPGRNAHQAVKAARQYVAEGRRFVVDMDLEKFFDRVNHDLLMGRVMKKVNDRRVACLIRRYLECGILTNGVVLPRTEGTPQGGPLSPLLSNILLTDLDRELERRGHAFCRYADDCNIYVKSRRSGERVMGSITRFLGEVLQLTVNEGKSAVARPWERKFLGYSMTWHKQPKLRIAPASRQRLADRIREVLKGACGRNLKKTISELSPILRGWMAYFRLTEVKGVLEELDGWIRRKLRCILWRQWKRRFTRARNLMKAGLTKERAWRSVSNQRGPWWNSGASHMNHAFRKAYFDRLGLVSLLDTMRRLQCIQ; encoded by the coding sequence ATGAAGGCAGATGATCTGCGGCAAGCAGATACCGTCAAAGGGTTATCGGGGCGGAACTCCGAGAGGACTTTGACTGGTGCCGAGATGTCCCCGTCGGCCGGCAAGCAGACGAAAGCGGAGTTGAGGCAGCAGGGTGAGCTCATGGAAGCTGCGTGTGAACGCAGCAATATGCTGCTCGCCTATCAGCGGGTGATGGAGAACAAAGGCAGTGCTGGTGTAGACGGAATAGGCATAGCCGAGTTCAAGGATCACCTTAAACGACACTGGCCGACGATCAGGGCCAAACTGCTGGCTGGGGCCTACACGCCCTCGCCAGTGCGCCGAGTGGACATTCCGAAGCCGCAGGGCGGAGTGAGGACACTTGGTATTCCAACGCTGACGGATCGTTTGATCCAGCAAGCGTTGCATCAGGTATTGTCACCATTATTCGAGCCGGACTTTTCTGAGTCGAACTATGGTTTTCGGCCAGGGCGGAATGCCCATCAGGCTGTAAAGGCGGCCAGACAGTATGTAGCTGAAGGTCGCAGATTTGTGGTGGATATGGATCTGGAGAAGTTCTTTGACCGGGTCAACCACGATCTTCTGATGGGGCGAGTTATGAAGAAGGTGAATGACAGGCGCGTGGCGTGTCTGATTCGCCGGTATCTTGAGTGCGGGATACTGACAAACGGTGTGGTGTTGCCTCGAACTGAGGGGACGCCGCAGGGCGGCCCTTTGAGTCCGCTGCTCTCCAACATCCTGCTCACGGATCTCGACCGGGAACTTGAACGAAGAGGACATGCCTTCTGCCGTTATGCTGATGACTGTAATATCTATGTCAAAAGCCGACGGTCAGGTGAACGGGTAATGGGGTCGATAACCCGTTTTCTGGGTGAAGTGCTGCAACTGACGGTCAATGAAGGCAAAAGCGCGGTGGCGCGTCCGTGGGAGCGGAAGTTTCTTGGCTACAGCATGACGTGGCACAAGCAACCCAAACTGCGGATCGCCCCTGCGAGTCGCCAACGACTGGCAGACAGAATCCGGGAAGTGCTGAAAGGCGCTTGCGGTCGTAACCTGAAGAAGACAATCAGTGAACTTTCGCCAATCCTTCGCGGCTGGATGGCCTATTTCAGGCTCACCGAAGTAAAAGGAGTGTTGGAAGAGCTTGACGGTTGGATCAGGCGTAAACTGCGCTGCATTCTTTGGCGCCAATGGAAACGTCGCTTCACGCGCGCACGCAATCTGATGAAGGCAGGGCTGACGAAGGAACGCGCCTGGCGCTCAGTGAGCAACCAGCGTGGTCCATGGTGGAACAGTGGTGCAAGCCACATGAACCACGCGTTTCGGAAAGCCTATTTTGATCGATTAGGGTTAGTGTCTTTGCTTGATACAATGCGAAGACTCCAGTGTATTCAATGA
- a CDS encoding IS5 family transposase: MTQFGLFDYHKRLSRIDKAGDPLIELNKVVDWEQFRVLINRALEKPRKSPAGAKGYDPILLFKILILQSLYNLSDEAMEYQILDRYSFSRFLGIREGSKVPDATTIFRFRDELAKAGVVELLFTQFDQFLREHGFRAQKGQIVDASIIRVPTQRNSREENEDIKAGTPITSWDEPKRRQKDTDARWTKKNGKAFFGYKNHVSIDVGHKFIRSYEVTDASVHDSQVFTELLDPENTSNDVWADSAYRSEESLQELAQQGFQEHLQLKGNRHRKLTDEERQANRTRSKIRSRVEHVFGVMAMRTGSTLMRGIGMVRIRAKIGLRNLAYNVSRFALLATA; this comes from the coding sequence ATGACACAATTCGGCCTCTTCGATTATCACAAGCGACTCTCCCGGATCGATAAAGCCGGTGATCCCCTGATCGAACTCAATAAGGTGGTTGATTGGGAACAGTTCCGTGTCCTCATCAACCGTGCACTTGAGAAACCGCGTAAATCTCCAGCCGGTGCCAAGGGCTACGACCCAATCCTGCTGTTCAAGATCCTGATTCTCCAGTCTTTGTACAATCTCTCCGACGAGGCCATGGAGTATCAGATCCTTGATCGCTATTCGTTTTCCCGGTTCCTTGGTATTCGTGAAGGTTCCAAGGTGCCCGATGCCACCACCATCTTCCGCTTCCGGGATGAACTGGCCAAAGCCGGCGTGGTGGAGCTGCTGTTTACCCAGTTCGATCAGTTCCTCCGTGAGCATGGCTTTCGTGCGCAAAAGGGCCAGATTGTCGATGCCTCCATTATCCGCGTTCCCACTCAGCGCAACAGCCGGGAAGAAAACGAAGATATCAAAGCCGGCACACCCATCACCTCATGGGACGAACCGAAACGCCGGCAAAAAGATACCGATGCCCGCTGGACCAAGAAGAACGGCAAAGCGTTCTTTGGCTACAAGAACCATGTCAGTATCGACGTCGGTCACAAGTTCATTCGCAGCTATGAGGTCACCGACGCCAGTGTCCATGACAGTCAAGTGTTTACCGAGCTGCTTGACCCGGAAAATACCAGTAATGACGTCTGGGCCGATTCTGCGTACCGTTCCGAAGAATCGTTGCAGGAGTTGGCACAACAAGGGTTTCAAGAACACCTGCAGCTCAAGGGCAACCGGCACCGAAAGCTGACCGACGAAGAGCGCCAGGCGAATCGGACCAGATCGAAGATCCGTAGCCGTGTCGAACATGTCTTCGGGGTGATGGCCATGCGTACCGGCAGTACACTGATGCGCGGGATTGGCATGGTCAGAATCAGGGCCAAGATCGGCTTGCGCAATTTGGCTTACAATGTGAGCCGTTTTGCACTGCTGGCCACCGCTTAA
- a CDS encoding pancreas/duodenum homeobox protein 1, protein MTPIPDDSVAALFSPQTCSTLLPPGRADEFFEALFGDAEEGAYDLALEYAGLRDGRLRFDILLRERPGHCLACNLTYGLPQVFSRHPVIDINGLVSKVGTIIGHRGTIGGWQLGSTNQRSRSLHAIPLLIEFQPA, encoded by the coding sequence ATGACACCCATACCTGACGATTCAGTTGCCGCTCTTTTCTCCCCGCAGACTTGTTCCACCCTGCTGCCGCCCGGTCGGGCCGACGAGTTCTTCGAGGCCCTGTTCGGCGACGCCGAAGAGGGGGCCTATGATCTGGCTCTGGAGTATGCCGGACTACGGGACGGTCGCCTGCGCTTCGATATCCTGCTCCGCGAGCGGCCCGGGCATTGTCTCGCCTGTAACCTCACCTACGGACTGCCGCAGGTCTTTTCCCGGCACCCGGTGATCGATATCAACGGCCTGGTGAGCAAGGTCGGCACGATCATCGGCCATCGGGGCACCATCGGCGGCTGGCAACTCGGATCCACCAACCAGCGCAGCCGCTCGCTGCACGCCATCCCGCTGCTCATCGAGTTTCAACCGGCCTAG